A window of Verrucomicrobiia bacterium contains these coding sequences:
- the fdhD gene encoding formate dehydrogenase accessory sulfurtransferase FdhD: protein MPKPRSEQRRRGRLREGTDVAVSEIWQSGKRAGAAKRKDFLAREEPLEIRVRGKSVAVTMRTPGHDAELAAGFLLSEGVIRERGDVVEIAPCATASAGDAENILNVFLAPAIELDLARLARHVFASSSCGICGKASIDAVHQHFAPVESNLKVSRKTIANLPEQMHRKQKLFAKTGGAHAAAIFDMRGKMIVIREDVGRHNAVDKVLGHCFLRGSLPLEKHLLLVSGRASFEIMQKALAARVAIICAVSAPSSLAVEFAEESQQTLIGFLRDGEMNIYTNPNRIEG, encoded by the coding sequence ATGCCCAAGCCTCGTTCTGAACAGCGGAGACGCGGGCGATTGCGCGAGGGCACGGACGTCGCCGTTTCGGAAATCTGGCAAAGCGGCAAACGCGCGGGGGCGGCGAAACGAAAAGATTTTTTGGCGCGGGAAGAACCGCTGGAAATCCGCGTGCGCGGAAAAAGCGTCGCGGTGACGATGCGCACCCCGGGCCACGACGCGGAGTTGGCCGCGGGCTTCCTGCTTTCGGAGGGCGTCATCCGCGAGCGCGGCGATGTCGTGGAAATTGCTCCCTGCGCAACGGCGTCTGCCGGCGATGCCGAAAATATTCTGAACGTATTTTTGGCCCCGGCAATCGAGTTGGATTTGGCGCGGCTCGCGCGGCATGTGTTTGCGTCGTCCAGTTGCGGCATCTGCGGCAAGGCTTCGATAGACGCGGTCCATCAACACTTCGCGCCGGTGGAATCGAATTTAAAAGTTTCCCGAAAAACCATCGCGAACCTGCCCGAACAAATGCACAGGAAACAAAAATTATTTGCGAAGACCGGGGGCGCCCATGCGGCGGCGATTTTCGACATGCGCGGTAAAATGATCGTGATACGTGAAGACGTCGGGCGGCACAACGCGGTGGACAAAGTTCTTGGTCATTGTTTTTTGCGCGGATCATTGCCTTTGGAAAAGCATCTGCTGTTGGTCAGTGGCCGCGCGTCCTTCGAGATCATGCAGAAAGCGCTCGCGGCGCGGGTGGCGATCATTTGCGCCGTCTCCGCGCCTTCGAGTCTGGCGGTTGAATTTGCGGAGGAAAGCCAGCAGACGCTCATAGGTTTTTTACGTGATGGCGAGATGAATATTTATACGAACCCGAATCGGATTGAAGGGTAA
- a CDS encoding HEAT repeat domain-containing protein: protein MFASKPFLKAGRVFGTIATICFSFALHAADVENNQRGSDAPIDAELAIKQFKVPDGFKIDLWAKEPQLENPVAFTFDEKGRVFVAETFRYKTSVYDIRDHMNMYFDDLASRTVEDRVKLLQKYLGDKTNELTRESEIIQLVEDRSGKGMADHAEVFASGFNTILDGIGAGILARKGEIYYTDIPNLWQLSETNGADRKSLSYGYGVRFGYTGHDLHGLRIGPDGKLYFTIGDRALNVITHEGKHLDYSEMGSVLRCNLDGSDLEVFAYGVRNPQELAFDNHGNLFTGDNNCDHGDAARLVYVVEGGDSGWRTANQFSETTAAGVWNSENLWHTQFPEQAAYIVPPIAYLGDGPSGLAHNPGIGFPPAYDDHFFLCDFRGASVNSGVHSFGVSAKGAGFTMIDHDHFFWHILATDCDFSPDGQLFVTDWVRGWPQSALGRIYRVSNTNFVNTPLVLETKKIIADGMEKRPPAELEKLLSHADQRVRQEAQFEMVDRALAGDDQYTAALTRIAAKDANALARLHGIWGVGQIGRSRPNVMREMLPLLNDADAEVRAQTAKVLGEAHFALAFDKLTNALADASLRVRFFAALSLGKLGNQAAVTPLVEMLRTNADQDVFLRHAGVMGLLGTIQVAPLLDLAKDPSRSVRMAALLVMRRRHLPQVEQFLHDSDQLIVLEAARAINDLPITESLPQLAEMIDHPTGNEMLDWRIVNANYRLGSEKNAAALGDYALNHSAPEKLRSEALQDLGTWDDPDQRDRLTGMVRPLARRDPHPAAQVLEKVLPQLLHDAPGQAQITAILAVRQLYITNSAPALRAAVADKHLKDNVRVAALHVLGEFGDPHLTEAVGVALADPSEDLHKEGNRWRSKVKPGGAVEELGMVVETGSIGEKQGALTALGTTPGEASEKLLADWMDKLNAGKVQKEIQFDVLAAATARNTPLLKAKLQQYADSQPKDDEFNGYRAVLYGGDAVEGKRIFFERPDASCVRCHKIKGEGGAVGPDLTDIIKRHDREYILESILYPNKVIAPGFESVLVEMKAGQTYAGVVKSQDDTQLSLFSIEDNALVKLKKSDIKTQVKGQSPMPEGIAKILSKGDLRNLVEYLATQK, encoded by the coding sequence ATGTTTGCCTCCAAACCATTTCTGAAAGCCGGCCGAGTGTTCGGAACGATCGCCACCATTTGCTTTTCTTTCGCGCTGCACGCGGCAGACGTGGAAAACAACCAGCGCGGTTCGGACGCGCCGATTGACGCCGAACTCGCGATCAAGCAATTCAAAGTGCCGGACGGTTTCAAGATTGATTTGTGGGCGAAGGAGCCGCAACTGGAGAATCCCGTCGCTTTCACGTTCGACGAAAAGGGCCGTGTTTTTGTCGCCGAGACGTTTCGTTACAAGACGAGCGTGTATGACATCCGCGACCACATGAACATGTATTTCGACGATCTGGCCAGCCGCACGGTGGAGGATCGCGTGAAACTGCTGCAAAAATATCTCGGCGATAAAACGAATGAACTCACGCGCGAATCGGAAATCATTCAACTCGTCGAGGACCGTTCCGGCAAAGGCATGGCAGATCACGCGGAAGTTTTTGCGAGCGGCTTCAATACCATTCTTGACGGCATCGGCGCCGGCATCCTGGCGCGCAAGGGCGAAATTTATTACACCGACATCCCGAATTTGTGGCAGTTGTCCGAGACGAACGGCGCCGATCGCAAGTCGTTGAGCTACGGCTACGGCGTGCGTTTTGGCTATACCGGCCACGATTTGCACGGTTTACGCATCGGCCCGGACGGCAAACTTTATTTCACCATCGGCGACCGCGCACTGAACGTGATCACGCATGAAGGCAAGCATCTCGATTATTCGGAGATGGGTTCGGTGTTGCGCTGCAACCTCGACGGGTCCGACCTCGAAGTATTTGCCTACGGCGTACGCAATCCGCAGGAACTCGCGTTCGACAATCACGGAAATCTTTTCACCGGCGATAATAATTGCGATCACGGCGATGCCGCGCGTCTTGTGTATGTCGTCGAGGGCGGCGACAGCGGCTGGCGCACGGCGAATCAATTCAGCGAGACAACGGCCGCCGGCGTGTGGAATTCCGAGAATCTTTGGCATACGCAGTTTCCCGAACAGGCGGCGTATATCGTGCCGCCGATTGCGTACCTCGGCGACGGCCCGTCGGGACTGGCGCACAATCCGGGCATCGGCTTTCCTCCCGCCTACGACGATCATTTTTTCCTGTGCGATTTTCGCGGCGCGAGTGTCAACAGCGGCGTGCATTCTTTCGGCGTGAGCGCGAAGGGCGCGGGCTTTACGATGATTGATCACGATCATTTTTTCTGGCACATCCTCGCGACTGATTGCGATTTCAGCCCGGACGGCCAGTTGTTTGTGACGGACTGGGTGCGCGGCTGGCCGCAGTCCGCGCTGGGCCGCATCTATCGCGTCTCCAACACAAATTTCGTGAACACTCCGCTCGTGCTGGAAACGAAAAAGATCATCGCCGACGGCATGGAAAAGCGTCCGCCGGCGGAATTGGAAAAACTTCTCAGCCACGCCGATCAACGCGTCCGCCAGGAAGCCCAGTTTGAAATGGTAGACCGCGCGCTCGCGGGTGATGACCAATACACTGCCGCGCTGACGCGCATCGCGGCCAAAGACGCAAACGCTTTGGCGCGTTTGCATGGCATCTGGGGCGTGGGCCAAATTGGCCGCTCACGCCCAAATGTCATGCGCGAGATGCTTCCCTTGCTCAACGACGCAGACGCCGAAGTGCGCGCGCAAACGGCAAAAGTTTTGGGCGAAGCGCATTTTGCGCTGGCGTTTGATAAGCTTACCAACGCTCTGGCCGACGCCAGCCTGCGCGTGCGTTTCTTCGCCGCGTTGAGCCTTGGTAAACTCGGCAATCAGGCCGCCGTCACTCCACTCGTCGAGATGTTGCGCACGAATGCCGATCAGGATGTTTTTCTCCGGCACGCCGGTGTGATGGGCTTGCTGGGCACAATTCAAGTCGCCCCCTTGCTGGATCTCGCGAAAGACCCGTCGCGCTCGGTGCGCATGGCCGCGCTGCTGGTGATGCGTCGGCGTCATCTGCCGCAAGTTGAACAATTTTTGCATGACTCCGACCAACTCATCGTGCTCGAAGCCGCGCGCGCGATCAACGATCTGCCTATCACCGAATCGTTGCCGCAACTGGCCGAAATGATTGATCATCCGACCGGCAACGAAATGCTCGACTGGCGCATCGTCAACGCCAATTACCGCCTGGGCAGCGAAAAAAATGCGGCAGCCCTGGGCGATTATGCGCTCAATCATAGCGCGCCCGAAAAATTGCGCAGTGAAGCCTTGCAGGATCTGGGCACGTGGGATGACCCCGATCAGCGCGACCGCCTGACCGGCATGGTGCGCCCATTGGCCAGGCGCGACCCGCATCCGGCGGCACAAGTGTTGGAAAAAGTTTTGCCACAATTACTGCACGACGCGCCGGGACAGGCGCAGATCACGGCGATACTGGCCGTGCGCCAATTATATATCACCAATTCCGCGCCAGCCTTGCGCGCGGCGGTCGCGGACAAACATCTCAAGGACAATGTGCGCGTGGCGGCGTTGCATGTGCTCGGCGAGTTTGGCGACCCGCATTTGACGGAGGCCGTCGGGGTTGCGCTCGCCGATCCGAGCGAGGATTTGCACAAGGAAGGCAACCGCTGGCGCAGCAAAGTGAAACCGGGCGGCGCCGTGGAAGAATTGGGCATGGTGGTCGAGACCGGTTCGATCGGCGAGAAGCAGGGCGCATTGACCGCGCTCGGCACGACGCCGGGCGAGGCTTCGGAAAAATTGCTGGCCGATTGGATGGACAAGCTCAACGCCGGCAAAGTGCAGAAGGAAATCCAATTCGACGTGCTGGCGGCGGCGACCGCGCGCAACACGCCGTTGCTAAAAGCGAAGCTCCAGCAATACGCCGACAGCCAGCCCAAGGATGATGAATTTAATGGCTATCGCGCGGTGCTTTATGGCGGCGATGCCGTCGAGGGTAAACGCATTTTCTTCGAGCGTCCGGATGCCTCGTGCGTGCGTTGCCATAAGATCAAGGGCGAGGGCGGCGCAGTCGGCCCGGATTTGACGGATATCATCAAACGGCATGATCGCGAATATATTTTGGAATCCATTTTGTATCCGAACAAAGTGATCGCGCCGGGCTTCGAGAGCGTGCTGGTGGAAATGAAAGCCGGCCAAACCTATGCGGGCGTGGTGAAAAGCCAGGACGACACGCAGCTCAGCCTTTTCTCGATCGAAGACAATGCCCTGGTGAAATTGAAGAAGAGCGATATCAAGACGCAGGTGAAGGGACAATCGCCGATGCCGGAGGGCATCGCCAAAATATTGTCGAAGGGCGATCTGCGCAACCTTGTGGAATATTTGGCGACGCAGAAATAA
- a CDS encoding alcohol dehydrogenase, producing the protein MPKTMKVVQVPSARAPFEIVERPIPEPQPGWVRIKVQACGVCHSDSLTKEGLYPGLTFPRVPGHEVVGVVDAVGAGVDNWKPGQRVGVGWHGGQCGQCDPCRRGDFFACVLGRVTGITTDGGYAEYMVAPASAIALLPNDLTPMEAAPLMCAGITTFNALRNSGAKAGELVAILGLGGLGHLGVQFAAKMGFNTVAIARGKDKEPLAKQLGARAYIDTQAQDPAAELNKLGGAKIILATVTDAAAMTAPLGGLASNGTLLVLGAPHGPLSVSALLLLGGRKSVKGWYSGTSMDSQETLAFSALSGVRSMNEAFPLERAAEAYERMMSGKARFRVVLTMP; encoded by the coding sequence ATGCCAAAAACCATGAAGGTCGTGCAGGTCCCCAGCGCCAGAGCGCCGTTTGAAATCGTCGAACGCCCCATTCCCGAGCCGCAACCCGGCTGGGTGCGTATCAAAGTGCAGGCGTGCGGCGTGTGCCATAGCGATTCGCTCACGAAAGAAGGCCTGTATCCCGGCCTGACTTTTCCGCGCGTGCCAGGCCACGAGGTCGTGGGCGTGGTGGATGCCGTCGGCGCGGGCGTGGATAATTGGAAACCGGGCCAGCGCGTCGGCGTTGGCTGGCACGGCGGGCAATGCGGTCAGTGCGACCCTTGCCGTCGCGGCGATTTTTTCGCGTGCGTGCTGGGACGTGTCACGGGCATCACGACCGATGGTGGTTACGCGGAATATATGGTCGCGCCGGCGTCAGCGATCGCGTTGCTGCCAAACGATCTCACGCCAATGGAAGCCGCGCCGTTGATGTGCGCGGGCATCACTACGTTCAACGCACTGCGCAACAGCGGCGCGAAGGCGGGCGAATTGGTGGCGATCCTCGGGCTCGGCGGGCTTGGCCATCTTGGCGTGCAATTTGCCGCGAAGATGGGCTTCAACACTGTGGCCATCGCGCGCGGAAAAGACAAAGAGCCGCTTGCGAAACAACTGGGCGCGCGGGCCTACATTGATACGCAAGCGCAGGACCCCGCCGCTGAATTAAATAAACTCGGTGGCGCAAAAATAATTCTCGCCACCGTGACTGATGCCGCCGCGATGACCGCGCCGCTGGGCGGCCTCGCCTCGAACGGCACGCTCCTTGTGCTGGGCGCGCCGCATGGGCCGTTATCGGTCTCGGCATTGCTGTTGCTCGGCGGCCGCAAATCGGTCAAGGGCTGGTATTCGGGCACTTCGATGGATTCGCAGGAGACGCTTGCGTTCAGCGCGCTCAGCGGCGTCCGTTCGATGAACGAAGCCTTCCCGCTCGAACGCGCGGCGGAAGCCTATGAACGCATGATGAGCGGCAAGGCGCGTTTCCGCGTGGTGTTGACCATGCCATAG
- a CDS encoding NAD(P)-dependent oxidoreductase: protein MAEKIGFVGVGRMGSNMARRLAEQNYQVSAVYDVNAAAAKELAKELGCVACGKLEQVTQLSDVIITVVTDDAAMKKIFTGGLLRGAKGKLFINCATITPEVHVQVDKLAAKAGAQSLEACMASSITQARQGTLYLMCGGNPKTFERAKPILEKLSSSLRYIGPAGKAAQVKALVNMVMNINTAGLAEGLGLGAALGLDLAMLREVFGQTGARSGVLQTDGEDMQNREHSCFFSCAHAAKDSGIALKLGKAQKLNLPLAAATKKQYDKMVAEGMGELDKSGIAELTFKGRGQRKRKK, encoded by the coding sequence ATGGCGGAAAAAATTGGATTCGTCGGCGTGGGCCGGATGGGCAGCAACATGGCGCGCCGTCTAGCGGAACAAAATTACCAGGTCAGCGCCGTGTATGACGTCAATGCCGCCGCCGCGAAGGAATTGGCAAAAGAACTCGGCTGCGTCGCGTGCGGAAAACTTGAGCAGGTGACGCAATTGTCCGACGTCATCATTACAGTTGTCACCGATGACGCGGCGATGAAAAAAATCTTCACCGGCGGATTGTTGCGCGGCGCGAAAGGCAAATTATTCATCAACTGCGCCACCATTACCCCGGAGGTTCACGTGCAAGTGGACAAGCTCGCGGCGAAAGCCGGCGCGCAATCGCTCGAAGCGTGCATGGCTTCGAGCATCACCCAGGCGCGCCAAGGCACGCTGTATTTGATGTGCGGCGGAAACCCAAAAACCTTCGAGCGCGCCAAGCCGATTTTGGAAAAATTAAGTTCGTCTTTGCGATATATCGGCCCGGCGGGCAAAGCCGCGCAGGTCAAGGCGCTGGTGAACATGGTCATGAACATCAATACCGCGGGACTCGCCGAAGGGCTCGGGCTCGGCGCGGCGCTCGGCCTCGACCTAGCGATGTTGCGCGAAGTCTTTGGGCAAACCGGCGCGCGTTCCGGCGTGTTGCAAACCGACGGCGAGGACATGCAGAACCGCGAGCATAGCTGCTTTTTTTCCTGCGCCCACGCGGCGAAGGATTCGGGCATCGCCTTGAAACTCGGCAAGGCGCAGAAATTAAATCTGCCGCTCGCCGCAGCCACGAAAAAACAATACGACAAAATGGTGGCCGAGGGCATGGGCGAATTGGACAAGTCGGGCATTGCCGAATTGACGTTCAAGGGACGCGGCCAGCGCAAACGCAAAAAGTAG
- the recF gene encoding DNA replication/repair protein RecF yields MHLAHLRLRDFRNYARLDADFTPGFHVLLGENAQGKTNILEAIYLMATLRSFRGVGGAQMIRHGQKGYFVGGKAVGRDAHEIKMYWSVGERKLSLDSQPVRKLTDYLGVLRVVIFCTEDLQLVKGPSRARRRFVDLLLTQTHAGYLPLLQRYARALRSRNAILKQRAPDEAALESFSTELIKLGNDIIRARRELSPRLSPLARLAYRRISNDAEELRLEYSPSVKNDFAVELAQSRKRERAYRSTLIGPHRDEFPMLLNDRSAAQFGSEGQKRTLAMSLKMAQAEYLTGIHGSPPILLIDDVMGELDVKRRSGFLPLLERTHHSSGQVFMTCTEENWPRELGRDLQRWEVKAGTIKKI; encoded by the coding sequence GTGCATCTGGCCCATCTGCGACTTCGCGACTTCCGCAATTATGCGCGGTTGGATGCTGATTTCACGCCCGGCTTTCACGTCCTGCTCGGTGAGAATGCGCAGGGCAAGACCAATATCCTCGAAGCGATTTATCTCATGGCTACGCTGCGTTCGTTTCGTGGCGTCGGCGGCGCGCAAATGATCCGGCATGGGCAAAAGGGTTATTTTGTCGGCGGCAAAGCGGTGGGCCGCGACGCGCACGAAATCAAAATGTATTGGTCCGTTGGCGAACGCAAATTGAGTCTCGACAGCCAGCCTGTCCGCAAACTCACCGATTATCTGGGCGTGCTGCGCGTGGTGATTTTTTGCACCGAAGATTTGCAACTCGTCAAAGGCCCGTCGCGCGCGCGGCGGCGTTTCGTGGATTTGTTGCTTACGCAAACTCACGCGGGTTATTTGCCGCTGCTCCAGCGTTACGCGCGCGCCTTGCGTTCGCGCAACGCCATCCTGAAGCAGCGCGCGCCGGATGAAGCCGCGCTCGAAAGTTTTTCCACGGAACTGATCAAGCTGGGCAACGACATCATCCGCGCGCGGCGAGAATTGTCGCCGCGTCTTTCTCCGCTCGCGCGGCTGGCCTATCGCCGCATCTCGAACGACGCCGAGGAATTGCGGCTCGAATATTCGCCGAGTGTCAAAAATGATTTTGCCGTCGAGTTGGCGCAATCGCGCAAACGCGAACGGGCGTATCGCTCCACGCTCATCGGGCCGCATCGCGACGAATTCCCCATGCTGCTCAACGACCGGTCCGCCGCACAATTCGGGAGCGAGGGCCAGAAACGCACGCTCGCGATGTCCTTGAAGATGGCGCAGGCGGAATATCTCACGGGCATCCACGGCTCGCCGCCGATTTTGCTGATTGACGATGTAATGGGCGAACTCGACGTGAAACGACGCAGTGGATTTTTGCCGTTGCTTGAGCGCACGCATCATTCGAGCGGCCAGGTTTTCATGACCTGCACCGAAGAAAATTGGCCGCGCGAACTCGGTCGCGACTTGCAGCGCTGGGAAGTGAAGGCGGGAACGATCAAGAAGATTTGA
- a CDS encoding DUF5069 domain-containing protein — MNTIVPLISSGVAGPLGVLHLPRLWLKSSLEAQGKLAAGYHGCGQGYDQMVIDGLGLKREALLEFIKTSHPTYPQFEAWVKKNGTKLDKTSVDKLNASIKGYMHSDATRKNILGANGLPDDFSCCKDAVNLNNLDDWKEFHEAVLK; from the coding sequence ATGAATACGATTGTTCCTCTCATCAGTTCGGGTGTCGCGGGTCCGCTGGGTGTGCTGCATCTTCCGCGCCTGTGGCTCAAAAGCTCGCTCGAAGCGCAAGGCAAACTCGCCGCCGGTTATCATGGTTGCGGCCAGGGCTACGATCAAATGGTCATTGATGGCCTCGGCTTGAAACGCGAAGCGCTCCTGGAATTTATCAAGACGAGCCACCCGACTTACCCGCAATTCGAAGCGTGGGTCAAAAAGAATGGCACCAAGCTCGACAAAACTTCCGTTGATAAACTGAATGCGTCCATCAAAGGCTACATGCACAGCGATGCGACTCGCAAAAATATCCTGGGCGCGAACGGATTACCGGACGATTTTTCATGCTGCAAAGACGCCGTGAACCTCAACAACCTCGACGACTGGAAGGAATTCCACGAAGCGGTTTTGAAATAA